The Methanocella arvoryzae MRE50 DNA window CAGCAATGCCTGCTCTATGTGCTTCTTCTCGGTGACGTCCCGGGCGACGCCCCGGAAGCCGATAACAGCGCCCTGCTCACCAGATATAGGCTTGCCGCTGACTTCGAGGAAGATCGTCCGGCCGTCCTTGTGAAGAAGCTCAACCTCAAGCATCTGCGGCGGCGTCCCGCCCTGCTGGGTAGCGACTATAGTCTCGGCCATCTTTTTCGCCTTCTCCGGCGCCATCAGGTCGATAGAGCGTAATCCGACTACCTCTTCCGGATGATAGCCGAGGATATCGTAAACTTTAGGGCTGGAATAAGTATATTGCCCGGTCAGGTCGCACTCCCAGATCCAGTCGTTGACGTCTTCGACGAGATTGCGGTACTTTTCCTCGGCCCGTCTCACCGCCTCTTCGGCCTGTTTGCGGGCGGTCACATCCCTGATAACTCCCCGGTATCCCCGGAAGTTGCCGCCGTCATCATAGAGCACAGTGCCGTTTGCTTCCAGGATGATCTCATGCCCATCTCTGTGAAGGACGTGGGTCTCCTGCAAGCTGTAGTGTTTCGGATCGGCGAAGATCTGCGCGACGTTATCGATGATATCCCGGGCATGGCCGGGCGCCAGGAAGCCCTCGATAGTTTTGCCGATGAAATCCGCCGGCTCATAGCCCATCATGTCCTTTATGCGGGGGCTGATGTAGGTGAACCGGCCCGCGCTGTCGATCTCCCAGGAGACGTCGCTGATGCTCTCGACCAGGTTCCGGTATTTTTCCTCGCTTTCCCGGAGCGCCTGCTCTGACCTGATACGCTGCTCAATCTCGGCCTTGAGCTTCTCGTTCGCTTTCTCCAGCTCGGCCGTCCGTTCTTTCACCCGGATCTCGAGTTCCGCCCGCTCCCTGCGTAGAGCCTCCTCCGCCTGTTTTTTCTCGGTGATGTCGCTCAGGATCAGGGTGACGCCTGTTTCCCCGTCCTCGAAGACTGTGGGCAGCGACTTCATGACGAAATAGCGATCACCGGTCCTGCCCTGATAAAACAGTTCGACAGACGTGTCCTTGCCGCCCAGCGCAGCCTCGATGGAAGGCATCAGATCAAGGATATATTCTGTGTGATAATGGAAGTTTTTGATGTTTTTATTGAGCAATTGCTCCCTGCTCAGGTTCATGATCTCCAGAAATCTGTCGTTTACGTTTTTCACTCGCAGGTCCTTGTCCAGCGTGATGATCAGGTCCGAGGAAAAGCTCAGCATCGCAGAGATGGGCACTCGCTGAGACAGGAAGTACACCTTGGAAGGCCCGAAAGATCGCATGTCTACGTGCCCCGCCGCCACCAGCACTTCCGTATACTTGGCTACCGAGTGCCTGTTCAGCCCGACAGCCTTCGAAAGCTCAGTGATCGTCATGCCGCGGGAGTTTTCCCTCAGCGCTTCCTTGATGGCGGATAGCTCCTTTCGGTTTACGTCCATATCAACTTCCTTCCTGGCGATGATAGATAATAATGATAGCTGGCCGACAAAAATTTTCTCATTAACGATGGGATAGTGCTTTGGTATACAAAGACCGACAACTATTTAATCATAAGTGGTAAATAAGCTATCGGTCATACCCCCTTAAGGTACCCGTACCACCCTAAGGTCCGGACAATACCCCCCTTAAGGCAAACCATAACCCCATAATACCACCCTGGGATTATGAGACAAGCGCTATCAAAAGCTGCCTTGTCTCATAAACCAGCAATACCCCCATTTTTTACTGTATTTCACGGTACCATAGGCGCCTTTTAATCGCATCCGTGCAGGTGGACTATATCGAAGGATTCAAAAGTTATATCTATATTTTAAGGCTATCTATCGCACATGCAGAAGAAGGCAGGGAAAAAGGCATCAGTCAAGGGTAAAGCCGCCGTAAGCACGCCGTCCGGAAAGACGGCGGCCAAAAAGGCTACCGCCGGGAAGGCTACGGCTAAAAAAGCTTCCGCAGAACACATGACTTACGCCGGCTCAGGCGTTGACATCAAGAAGCTGGACGGCATTAAGTCCGATATCCTCAAAAGCCTCAGCTTCAAACGCACCGGCTTCGGCGCCCCCCTCGGCGGAGAGGGGCACTACGCAGGCTTGATCGATATGGGCTACTTCGCCCTGGCAATCACTACGGATGGCGTGGGCACCAAGCTGCTCATCGCGGACGCCATCGAGAAGTGGGATACCATCGGCATCGACTGCGTCGCCATGAACGTGAACGACCTGTACGTAATGGGTATCGAGCCCCTTGCCTTCGTCGACTACATATCACTTGAAAAGCCGAACCCGGAGCTGGTCAGGCAGACGATGATCGGCCTCAACGAGGGCGCCCGCCAGGCCAACGTGTCCATCGTCGGCGGCGAAACCGCGGCTCTGCCCGACATCATCAAAGGCTTCGACCTCGCCGGCACGGCTGTCGGAGTCGTCCCCAAAGACCGGATCATCACCGGCAAAGACGTAAAGCCCGGCGACGTCATCGTTGGCCTGCCGTCCAGCGGCATTCACTCCAACGGCTACAGCCTCGTCCGCAAAGTCGTGGAGAGCGCCGGCCTCAAGTACACAGACCCCTGCCCGTACAACAAAAAGGTCTCCCTGGGAGAGGAACTGCTCACCCCCACCAGAATCTACGCCGAAGTCGTCGGCCTCGCAAAGCGGTTCAACATCCACGGCATGGCCCACATCACCGGCGGCGGTTTGATGAACCTCAAACGCATTACAAGCTACGGCTTCGACTTCACCGACCCGCTCCCGGTGCCAGAAGTATTCAAGTTCATCCAGAAGACCGGCAATATCGAGGACGAGGAGATGTACCGCACCTTCAACATGGGTATGGGCTACGTCATCATCTGCGATAAGCAGGACGCCGGCGCCATCGTGAAAATGACGGATGGTACCATCGTCGGTAAAATTGTCAAGGAAGGGTGCAGAATTCGCGGCATCAAGATGTGGTAACTAGTTTTTCGATGGCTCTTGCATCGCGAGAGCCGATCTTTTTATTACAGAGCGCAAAGCACTATGATTAATGTTCTCGCTTCGGAAGCTCGTACATATGGGCGGTGTGCTGTTCGTGCCGCTCGCGATGTACAACCGGTACCTGGCTCTTGGAATGGCCATACTGGGTATCGGCGCTTTCTTTGTGCTGGAGCTGGTGAAGCGTAAGCTGGACCCGAAGCTGGCGGGGCTGGTATACCGGAAGGGGGAGATGTCGGGCACGGCGACGGAGCCGCTGGCCTACCTGCTGGCAATCACATTGTTGTTGGCGATCTCTTTGCTGTTCATGCCGGAGGCGTGCGATGCGGCGATCATCGTTCTGACGCTGGGCGACGGCGTGGCGACCCTCGCGGGCAGGGCGATCGGCGGGCCGAAGCTGCCCTGTACTAAAAAGACCTGGTCGGGCATGCTTGCGGGAATCATCATTGCAGGCTCGGCGGGGTACTTCGTTGCCGGGCCGATCGCGCTTGTGGGAGCGGCTGGCGGCATGATCGCGGAAGCGTACGCGGGCAGGGGTGACAACTGCCTCACCGCGATAGCGGCCTTTCTCTGCATGGCCGCCGCTGCCGTTATTACGGGATAGTAAAATATCTATATCTCCCGCCTCTTATTGTTAGCACATGAATAACCGTTCCTTCCTGCTGATCGGTGCCAGCGTGGTGCTCGTCCTGATCAGCCTTCCGATCTGGTTCATCACCCTCATGGCTTTTATAGCGGGCAGGTCATGGGCGCTGGCCACGGGCTTTCTGGGCGTCGTTCTACTGGTGGCGGCCGCCGTTCCGGTATACATGGTCTACTCCTCCGCCCAGGAACAGAAGATGAAAGATGCCCGGGAGCATAACATGGAGCGG harbors:
- a CDS encoding PAS domain S-box protein is translated as MDVNRKELSAIKEALRENSRGMTITELSKAVGLNRHSVAKYTEVLVAAGHVDMRSFGPSKVYFLSQRVPISAMLSFSSDLIITLDKDLRVKNVNDRFLEIMNLSREQLLNKNIKNFHYHTEYILDLMPSIEAALGGKDTSVELFYQGRTGDRYFVMKSLPTVFEDGETGVTLILSDITEKKQAEEALRRERAELEIRVKERTAELEKANEKLKAEIEQRIRSEQALRESEEKYRNLVESISDVSWEIDSAGRFTYISPRIKDMMGYEPADFIGKTIEGFLAPGHARDIIDNVAQIFADPKHYSLQETHVLHRDGHEIILEANGTVLYDDGGNFRGYRGVIRDVTARKQAEEAVRRAEEKYRNLVEDVNDWIWECDLTGQYTYSSPKVYDILGYHPEEVVGLRSIDLMAPEKAKKMAETIVATQQGGTPPQMLEVELLHKDGRTIFLEVSGKPISGEQGAVIGFRGVARDVTEKKHIEQALLESESRLRSTIENVNDIVWEMDREAKFTYVSPKVKDILGYDPEYYLGRVIVEFMPQEDVPHFSEGFGRIFANPRPYSLEHMRMFHRSGRILSMEVNGSPFYDENGQFCGFRGVTRDITNRKLVSVKPGIS
- the purM gene encoding phosphoribosylformylglycinamidine cyclo-ligase, which translates into the protein MTYAGSGVDIKKLDGIKSDILKSLSFKRTGFGAPLGGEGHYAGLIDMGYFALAITTDGVGTKLLIADAIEKWDTIGIDCVAMNVNDLYVMGIEPLAFVDYISLEKPNPELVRQTMIGLNEGARQANVSIVGGETAALPDIIKGFDLAGTAVGVVPKDRIITGKDVKPGDVIVGLPSSGIHSNGYSLVRKVVESAGLKYTDPCPYNKKVSLGEELLTPTRIYAEVVGLAKRFNIHGMAHITGGGLMNLKRITSYGFDFTDPLPVPEVFKFIQKTGNIEDEEMYRTFNMGMGYVIICDKQDAGAIVKMTDGTIVGKIVKEGCRIRGIKMW
- a CDS encoding phosphatidate cytidylyltransferase — translated: MFSLRKLVHMGGVLFVPLAMYNRYLALGMAILGIGAFFVLELVKRKLDPKLAGLVYRKGEMSGTATEPLAYLLAITLLLAISLLFMPEACDAAIIVLTLGDGVATLAGRAIGGPKLPCTKKTWSGMLAGIIIAGSAGYFVAGPIALVGAAGGMIAEAYAGRGDNCLTAIAAFLCMAAAAVITG